In the genome of Osmerus mordax isolate fOsmMor3 chromosome 15, fOsmMor3.pri, whole genome shotgun sequence, one region contains:
- the ggh gene encoding gamma-glutamyl hydrolase: MSLQHQQFLNVRLTAHYFGGTSLHSLDNMHIFTLLFNLALSATFPSCSSAKRNDAPIIGVLAQEVFEPQPHMTSYIAASYVKFLESAGARVVPVMVNQTLEEYKSLFNSLNGVLYPGGGVSIVSSGYATAAKIFYELAIEANSRGDHFPVWGTCLGFEELAYLTSGENLLSHTNTSGVALPLNFTKESRDGRMFKGFPADVLSALATEAITENSHQWSLTTESFNSRKELKNFYRVLSTNTDGTTEFVSTMEAYKFPIYGTQWHPEKNAFEWSRPYIPHSPAAVKTTFYMADFLVNEARQSFHRFENEEEEKKALIYNYNPVYTGVKSAFEQIYFF; encoded by the exons ATGTCGTTACAACACCAGCAGTTTCTTAATGTTCGGTTGACAGCACACTACTTCGGGGGTACTAGCCTACATAGTCTTGACAATATGCATATTTTTACGCTATTGTTTAATTTAGCTTTATCGGCAACTTTTCCCAGTTGCTCATCAGCCAAAAGGAACGATGCACCCATCATAG GGGTGTTGGCCCAGGAGGTGTTTGAACCTCAGCCTCACATGACGTCGTACATTGCGGCATCCTACGTCAAGTTCTTGGAGTCAGCCGGAGCAAGGGTGGTCCCTGTGAT GGTTAACCAGACACTGGAGGAATACAAATCGCTCTTCAACTCACTCAATGG GGTGCTGTATCCTGGAGGAGGGGTCAGCATTGTGTCGTCGGGATATGCCACGGCGGCAAAAATCTTCTATGAGCTCGCCATTGAG gccAACTCTAGAGGAGACCACTTCCCCGTGTGGGGCACCTGCCTGGGCTTTGAGGAGCTGGCGTACCTGACTAGTGGAGAGAATCTCCtgtcccacaccaacaccagtgGGGTGGCGCTGCCCCTGAACTTCACCAAAG AGTCGAGGGACGGTAGGATGTTCAAGGGCTTCCCAGCCGATGTTCTGTCTGCCTTGGCAACCGAAGCCATCACTGAGAACTCCCACCAGTGGAGTCTCACCACGGAG AGTTTTAACAGCCGTAAAGAGCTGAAGAACTTCTACAGAGTCCTGTCCACAAACACGGATGGGACAACAGAGTTTGTTTCGACGATGGAAG CGTACAAGTTTCCTATCTATGGAACCCAGTGGCATCCGGAGAAAAACGCATTTGAATGGAGCCGACCCTACATCCCTCACTCTCCAGCAGCTGTCAAGACAACCTTTTACATGGCTGACTTCTTGGTCAACGAAG CCAGGCAAAGTTTTCACAGATTTGagaatgaagaggaggagaagaaggcgtTGATATACAACTACAATCCTGTTTACACCGGAGTCAAGTCTGCTTTCGAACAAATATATTTCTTCTAA